Genomic DNA from Triticum dicoccoides isolate Atlit2015 ecotype Zavitan chromosome 4B, WEW_v2.0, whole genome shotgun sequence:
TGTACCTTGCTTTCGTCTTCCTCGCCCCGAGCCTCGGCCCTCCTGACCTAACCAATCCGACCCAAGGCGGCTCCATCTCTCCTAGACTGTACCACGCCGTGCCCTGCCGTAGCACTGCGTCACCNNNNNNNNNNNNNNNNNNNNNNNNNNNNNNNNNNNNNNNNNNNNNNNNNNNNNNNNNNNNNNNNNNNNNNNNNNNNNNNNNNNNNNNNNNNNNNNNNNNNNNNNNNNNNNNNNNNNNNNNNNNNNNNNNNNNNNNNNNNNNNNNNNNNNNNNNNNNNNNNNNNNNNNNNNNNNNNNNNNNNNNNNNNNNNNNNNNNNNNNNNNNNNNNNNNNNNNNNNNNNNNNNNNNNNNNNNNNNNNNNNNNNNNNNNNNNNNNNNNNNNNNNNNNNNNNNNNNNNNNCCCCTCCGCCCCTCTCACGCGCCTCGCTGCCATCGCCGTTCCTGTTCTTCCCCGTCGCCGAATTTCGTCCCCGCTGTCCCCGCCCCGTCCGCAATCTCGGGCCATTGGGTTTTGAGGTATGAGGGTTGTTCCCAATCAGAGATTTGTTAAATCCCACTCACCAATCGCAATTTCTGGGTGTGCCGGTGCGCACCATCTAGATCCGCCCCTGCTTACGGATCCTTGAATtttttttctacttgtttttcgaaATAGGTCTCAGGGATTGACGTCTGGAATGCAATGGTGGGGATAGCCTGACCGTCCAGAGCCCGAAAGAAGAGCACATTTCTCGTCCCAATCTCGGTTTCTTGGATTTCGATTCGTTTGTTCAGGGCCGGCCGAGATGGACGACGACGGCAGCCTGAGCATTCGGAATTGGGGCTTCTATGAGACGATGAAAGGCAACCTCGGCCTGCAGCTGATGCCATCTGTGGCCGGCGCCGGCCACCGGGACACAAAGCCGCTGCTCCCTAACGGCACCTTCTTGCAGCACCACAACGCCCCGCACCACCCGCCGCATTCACATCATCCCCGCGACTATGGTAACGGCGAACCCTCTGGTGGCATGCCCACCGAGCCGCCGGCTATTCACATGGATTTTGTGCGCAATGAGGCCTGGATGCACCCCTCGCAGCATCAGCAtcagcaccagcaccagcaccaccaccagaacCAACATCAACAGCAGCATCAGCATCAGCATCAACATTCCCGTGAGCAGAAGGTCCTTCATGCTGTTCCTCTTGGGCCTGCTGGACATATTGGACATCCTGGACATGCTGTGCATCACCACCCTACAGGTTTTGGAATGATGCCAGATGCGCGTGGTGCGCACACTCTCCAGATGATGCAGCCACAGGAGCCTCCTGTGCCCGAGGAGGAAAAAATTGCCCCACCGTTGGTTGAAGAGCATTCTGTGGTTGGAAGCAAGCCTCCGGTAAAGAAGAGGCAGCAAGGTCGTCAGCCTAAGTTGCCGAAGCCGAAGAAGCCTAAGAAGGTTGCTACTCCAGGGGAAGATGGGGCACCCAAGGCCCGTGCACCCCGAAGCAGGGGTCCTCTTAAGCCTGTGGAAATGGTAATTAATGGTATTGATTTTGACATTTCAAGGATACCAACACCTGTGTGCTCATGCACTGGAGCTCCCCAGCAATGCTACCGGTGGGGTGCAGGTGGCTGGCAGTCTGCATGCTGCACAACTTCTATTTCGACATATCCGCTGCCAATGAACACAAAGCGCCGGGGCGCACGTATTGCTGGAAGGAAGATGAGCCAAGGTGCATTCAAAAAGGTTCTTGAGAAGCTAGCTGGTGAAGGGTACAACCTTAATAATCCAATTGACTTGAAGACCTTCTGGGCCAAGCATGGCACAAACAAGTTTGTAACAATCAGGTAAGAGACATGCTATGTTGATCGCCTTGTAGGGTCCAACGCTGCAGTTTGGTCTGGGTTATTCTCTGTACCTGCTCTTGCCAATCTGTAGACGTCTTTAGAAGTAGCTTGCAGCCATGTTCAGTTTCCTGGACTTAATTTACATGCCTATTTCGAGCTTCAGCTGTGAAGTA
This window encodes:
- the LOC119291062 gene encoding protein Barley B recombinant-like, coding for MDDDGSLSIRNWGFYETMKGNLGLQLMPSVAGAGHRDTKPLLPNGTFLQHHNAPHHPPHSHHPRDYGNGEPSGGMPTEPPAIHMDFVRNEAWMHPSQHQHQHQHQHHHQNQHQQQHQHQHQHSREQKVLHAVPLGPAGHIGHPGHAVHHHPTGFGMMPDARGAHTLQMMQPQEPPVPEEEKIAPPLVEEHSVVGSKPPVKKRQQGRQPKLPKPKKPKKVATPGEDGAPKARAPRSRGPLKPVEMVINGIDFDISRIPTPVCSCTGAPQQCYRWGAGGWQSACCTTSISTYPLPMNTKRRGARIAGRKMSQGAFKKVLEKLAGEGYNLNNPIDLKTFWAKHGTNKFVTIR